One genomic window of Denticeps clupeoides chromosome 14, fDenClu1.1, whole genome shotgun sequence includes the following:
- the bub1 gene encoding mitotic checkpoint serine/threonine-protein kinase BUB1 — protein MDVRAYLQTFERSLNAYTGDDPLEPWDGFVQYIEGRLPAEEKHSISVVLDRVVQRFLEDDRYHNDLRYVHHCIKCASFYSDPIKLYSYVYGRGVGTQAAPLYVAWAQQFEKKGLLPQAEAVYQRALENQAKPADSVLQEYRLFQCRTAPIDAVRNPLQNSNLINQSSRQRDTVQPQCKEAGEPQFPDDKTVHIISKSANWPSNRPNKANENVQFISMYCVNDLVSDGVEYCFEELRANRYWAKRKHQEQQREIVGAQRRLQEDEEDLMRMKRLLQEMSNIAAENPTPVQQDLVGLVPQSSLQPECPPVPVRNEVTGNQHCGPLSSRASLGPALTARREPESPSLQERSRAQSMGGLLGSVQPPPAYGSFFAPVESEPLHRELDLDQQGPAGKHLSTSSLIESQRTSAARAQANESAHPGLHRTETIAGAQPGPNRSLLSCSVNSCVSGSVISQQPPAGDHYALKTVEPAEMESYNEGVGNVSGGPGNRSHVTPNTSFGLAQTTPCQILPSPTVHTREALEQIMDMFQAPTFMDHGSSWFAEQSVIDAVYPKASHAPVSTHLPAAAPFVIFQDENDQQNRAVGIVASNKSRPPLALVEIPVSKSSRNDGPAGAESMTDETAMWGACSKSLAACPNSTRDFSMLANLVSTPFHPSAPHSWDLKPENDAPRTFGDSEENPFMRQPTKLSPIIEQSPSEEKVSSDESVMRSLGTIVGEGLTAVALQSQTSCSISNHPLAALSFPDHTVTQTDEDAPPKSPSVPRKSSWSIYQSPEKTNKPQQAEKKEPCSGVALPQTRTSNSFLSRVSFHGSEMESGSPENQSPFQTAPCDVPMSPEPQPKPVTDVPMSPDPSPRLDWFHINSPVPEPEPDLDVFLKPNNPDCLVSANFGLCLPEVPQSPDKRSVLESDVPMSPEQTPLMQTVPSGAVDIVPNPWDQRLIDSLLSTVTPLNSYPGFTFWDCTIPNINPKITVKMADYSLRVDFVLGEGAFATVYQATNLTTSEKLILKVQKPANPWEFYIDVQLNHRLQPRVRHLFNIIRAAHLFKNGSVLLGDLHNCGTLLNAVNLYKNRSEKVMPHALVLYFASCILHMVEQLHRARVIHADIKPDNFMLGERFLENECFDQENVDHGLALIDMGQSIDMSLFPEGTAFTARCLTSGFQCTEMLSGRPWTYQTDYFGIAGTVHCMIFGTYMKASNDNGVWKTNGIFKRNPHCELWQEFFHTLLNVPDCSSLPCLRSLRSRVHAELLEHYSTKLRSLKNRLVVQLLEARTGRK, from the exons ATGGATGTCCGAGCTTATTTACA aacttTTGAGAGATCCTTAAACGCCTACACTGGAGACGACCCCCTTGAACCGTGGGacgg GTTTGTCCAGTATATAGAGGGGAGGCTGCCAGCAGAAGAGAAGCACAGCATATCAGTTGTTCTGGATCGCGTGGTCCAAAGATTTCTGGAGGATGATCGCTACCACAACGACCTCAGATATGTCCATCACTGCATCAAATGT GCAAGTTTTTACAGTGACCCAATCAAACTGTACAGCTACGTGTACGGCCGAGGCGTCGGGACCCAAGCTGCACCGCTCTACGTTGCTTGGGCCCAGCAGTTTGAGAAGAAAGGTCTTCTGCCACAAGCTGAAGCTGTTTACCAGAGAGCCTTGGAGAACCAGGCCAAACCAGCAGACTCTGTGCTTCAGGAGTATCG GTTGTTCCAATGCAGGACGGCACCCATCG ATGCTGTTAGAAACCCTCTGCAGAATTCAAATTTGATCAACCAATCGTCCAGACAGAGGGACACAGTTCAGCCACAGTGCAAG GAAGCTGGTGAACCTCAATTCCCAGATGACAAAACTGTTCACAT AATAAGCAAATCGGCAAACTGGCCATCAAACCGGCCGAACAAAGCAAACGAAAATGTACAGTTCATATCAATGTACTGCGTAAACGACCTCGTGTCGGATGGTGTTGAATATTGTTTTGAGGAGCTACGGGCAAATCGCTACTGGGCGAAGCGCAAGCATCAAGAACAGCAGAGGGAAATAG TGGGCGCACAACGGAGGCTTCAGGAAGACGAAGAGGACCTGATGCGGATGAAGAGGCTCCTGCAGGAGATGAGCAACATTGCGGCGGAAAACCCAACTCCAGTGCAGCAG GACCTTGTTGGTTTGGTGCCACAATCATCGCTGCAACCTGAATGTCCCCCCGTCCCAGTAAGAAATGAGGTGACCGGCAATCAACACTGTGGACCCCTGAGCTCCAGGGCCAGTCTGGGCCCGGCTCTGACAGCCAGGAGGGAGCCAGAGTCCCCCTCCTTACAAGAGCGCTCCAGGGCCCAGTCTATGGGCGGATTACTGGGCTCGGTGCAGCCCCCGCCTGCGTATGGAAGTTTTTTTGCCCCAGTGGAGTCGGAGCCCCTTCACCGCGAGCTGGATTTGGACCAGCAGGGTCCGGCGGGAAAGCATCTGTCCACCTCGTCGTTAATAGAATCCCAGCGCACCTCAGCGGCCCGAGCACAAGCGAACGAAAGCGCACACCCGGGTCTGCACAGAACCGAAACGATCGCTGGAGCCCAACCCGGACCAAATCGCTCCTTGCTGAGCTGTTCTGTGAACAGCTGTGTGAGCGGCAGTGTTATTTCCCAGCAGCCCCCCGCTGGGGATCA tTATGCCCTTAAGACCGTAGAGCCAGCAGAGATGGAGAGTTATAATGAAGGTGTTGGGAATG TGTCCGGAGGGCCTGGCAACCGCTCCCACGTCACCCCCAACACGTCTTTCGGTCTGGCCCAGACGACGCCATGTCAAATTCTTCCCTCTCCCACAGTCCACACACGTGAAGCACTGG AGCAAATTATGGACATGTTCCAGGCCCCAACGTTTATGGACCACGGCAGCAGTTGGTTTGCTGAGCAGAGCGTCATTGATGCCGTCTACCCCAAAGCCA GCCATGCTCCCGTGTCCACACACCTTCCTGCTGCTGCCCCTTTTGTGATATTTCAAGATGAAAATGATCAACAAAATCGAGCTGT GGGGATCGTCGCCAGTAATAAATCTCGGCCGCCGCTGGCCTTGGTGGAAATCCCTGTGTCGAAATCATCTCGGAAT GACGGCCCGGCAGGCGCCGAATCGATGACTGATGAAACGGCAATGTGGGGGGCGTGTTCGAAATCGCTCGCTGCCTGTCCCAACAGCACCAGGGATTTTTCAATGCTGGCCAACCTGGTCTCCACGCCCTTCCACCCCAGCGCTCCTCACTCATGGGACCTGAAACCAG aaAATGATGCACCAAGGACATTTGGTGATTCTGAGGAAAACCCTTTCATGCGACAACCAACCAAACTCAG cCCGATCATTGAGCAGAGCCCATCAGAAGAGAAGGTCTCGTCAGACGAGAGCGTAATGAGATCTCTAGGTACCATTGTGGGTGAAGGCCTCACTGCGGTGGCACTGCAAAGCCAGACCAGCTGCTCCATCAGCAACCACCCGCTGGCGGCTCTCTCCTTCCCTGATCACACGGTGACGCAGACAGACGAGGACGCGCCTCCCAAGAGTCCATCCGTGCCCCGCAAGTCCAGCTGGAGTATCTACCAGAGCCCGGAGAAGACAAACAAGCCACAGCAGGCAGAGAAGAAAGAACCGTGCTCCGGTGTGGCTTTACCTCAGACACGCACGTCCAATTCGTTCTTGTCTAGGGTCTCATTTCACGGATCTGAAATGGAAAGCGGTTCTCCTGAAAACCAGAGCCCATTCCAAACGGCACCGTGCGACGTCCCCATGAGCCCAGAGCCGCAACCGAAACCTGTCACGGATGTCCCCATGAGTCCAGATCCATCTCCCCGGCTGGACTGGTTCCACATTAACAGTCCAGTGCCAGAGCCAGAACCTGACCTGGATGTCTTTTTGAAGCCTAACAACCCAGACTGTTTGGTGTCGGCAAACTTTGGGCTTTGTCTGCCTGAGGTTCCACAAAGTCCAGACAAACGGTCGGTGCTTGAATCCGACGTGCCCATGAGCCCAGAACAAACTCCACTGATGCAAACCGTTCCCTCAG GTGCTGTGGACATCGTGCCGAACCCCTGGGACCAGCGGCTCATTGATTCTTTACTTTCCACAGTCACCCCTCTCAATTCATACCCAGGCTTTACTTTCTGGGACTGCACCATCCCCAACATCAACCCCAAGATCACCGTGAAGATGG CGGATTATTCGTTGCGGGTTGATTTTGTCCTTGGAGAAGGAGCGTTTGCTACTGTCTACCAAGCCACGAATCTCACAACATCTGAGAAGCTCATTTTGAAG GTGCAGAAACCAGCCAATCCCTGGGAATTTTACATCGACGTTCAGTTAAACCATCGCCTCCAGCCACGCGTACGGCATCTCTTCAACATCATCCGTGCAGCGCACCTCTTTAAGAATGGCAGCGTCCTGTTGGGCGACCTGCACAACTGCGGCACTCTGCTG AACGCCGTCAACCTGTACAAGAACCGCAGTGAGAAGGTGATGCCCCATGCCCTAGTACTGTACTTCGCCTCCTGTATCCTGCACATGGTGGAGCAGCTGCACCGTGCCCGCGTCATCCACGCCGACATCAAACCCGACAACTTCATGCTGGGAGAGAG GTTCTTGGAAAACGAGTGTTTTGACCAGGAAAATGTGGACCATGGCCTCGCTCTCATCGACATGGGCCAGAGCATTGACATGAGTCTCTTCCCAGAAGGCACCGCTTTCACCGCCAGATGTTTGACGTCTGGATTCCAGTGCACAGAGATGCTTAGCGGGAGGCCGTGGACCTACCAG ACGGACTACTTTGGAATTGCAGGCACTGTGCATTGCATGATCTTCGGAACATACATGAAAGCGAGCAATGACAATGGTGTTTGGAAAACCAATGGGATATTCAAGAG GAACCCCCACTGCGAGCTCTGGCAGGAGTTCTTCCACACGCTGCTCAACGTGCCCGACTGCAGCTCCCTGCCCTGCCTGCGCAGCCTGCGCAGCCGCGTCCATGCCGAGCTGCTGGAGCACTACAGCACGAAGCTGCGCAGCCTGAAGAACCGGCTGGTCGTGCAGCTGCTGGAGGCGCGGACCGGGCGGAAATAA